From Anastrepha obliqua isolate idAnaObli1 chromosome 3, idAnaObli1_1.0, whole genome shotgun sequence:
AACGGctgtgcaaaaaaatttttcatcgtTACAAAATAACAGAAATACAACTTTAAATCCTTGGAAGGAGTTTATGCCCTCGAATAAAAAGATTTGTGGAAAATATTCCCGATTCTTTCCTGCACAAGAGATAAAtaaagatattaaataaaaagtaagcaatctttataattaaatttccaCTTTCTTCGTCATGATTCGTGatcttactgattttttttttgccaaatataAGTGCTCCTCATTTGCGCAGTGCACTAAAATCTACTACTTTacattaaattgaattatttatcTTACTCCTAATAAATTCTTAAATGCTATATATCtagtttcgtttttttatatgtatgtccgCCGAAGTGGAAAATTGACTAATACGGTTAGACCGGATAAAacgataattaaaaattattactgatttttaagaattcagcacattaattgatttttttcaaaaatgtatttcttaatCTCCTTGCTGGTTTTTCGGATTGCCCAGATACCCTTTATTGTGACTTACATATCTCTACGTTCATCTTTGCTATTCCACTTGAGTACTTTTTTAAGCTATCTGTTACTACTTCAATTCGTTTTTTCGAACTCTTACAGAATCTCAAAgtgtttaaatattgtttttgttgtcgatatttatgtatatatttgtttatcGTTAATTACTTCGCACTTCTTATAAATTTATCATTGCTCTTATCTAATCTAGCTGGTAGTATTGTAGTCATAGACTAAAtaactttgaattgaattttaaaataattcatatattaATCTAATACATTTCACCATTCTTCTTTAAAAAACAGTAAGCTACTTGAAGTCTCTGATTTATCTACGGGTACATTAGCTTGCAACAAATTCGAGAGAATCTGCTGAATGCTATTGAGTAACTCCATCTTTTCTCTATGTCGCCGCTCCTTTCCTTCTTCTTTTATTTGGGCTATTTCTAACAGAGTGTCCTGCAGCGTAGTCTTTTTCTCCACTTCCTTCCTTTGCAACGAATTCGAGAGAAGCTGTTGAAAGTTATTGAGCGACTCCATCCTCTCCCGATGCCTCCACTCGCTcgattctttttttctttgagcTATTTTGAAGAGCGTCTCctctacatttacatttttcatcCCCACCTCCTGACTACTCAAATGCACCTCCGGTTCAATGAAGTCGTCAAAAGCACTAGTATCTTCGGGATCATTTTCGTAGTCCACCCTTTGTATCTTCACCCCTGATGTATGGCTATTTTCCGgcacagttttttttcttttcagaacAGTTTTGTATCTCTCTTCGCATTGTTTCGCAGTTTTGCCTTTTATTTCTTTAGAAATCTTTTCCcacatttcttttttgttgcgaAGGTTTTTCATCGGGCCAATTTCAGGACAGTAGCTGGCGTATTTGTCGAACAGAAGGCGCGTCTCACTTTCTGACCATACTGTAACAGAAGCCTGCCGTCAAATATTTGCGACGTTGACAGTTGTACTACCAGATATACTTACTTACTATTCGCTTAAGTAACACGTTTTCATTTGATGATTGCtccatttcaatattttgtgtaaactttgatttgtatataaaataatagatTCCGTGGTACAATCAGATAAAAACTTTTACAATAGTAAATAGAAAGCAAACAGCTGATTATTGACAGAGCTCGTGAAGTACAGAACCAAAGGAGTGGCCAGCATCAAAatgttattcggctctgagagAATTTGAAGGAAGcaattgatttttgatttactGACGTAACATATGTTATAGCTGTGGGCAATGCAAATTGAGTACCTTAGGTGGCGTTACAGTTAacatatatataagaaaaaattataaaaaacataataaataaaattatttataggtATAGGTATTAAGAAGTTTAATGAAAGAGTGTTGAAAAGAAGGAAAGTCAATCCCAGTAGATTTGTAAATAGTATTGAATTCGATTAGAGCACTCATGAGGAATGCGTTCCTTACATACAGACTACTTATAAAGCCAAtatagaaaaaatctgaattacGAAGCGCTCTAAGCGGGGTATTAAGATAGTTTCGCTGCGGAAGGGCGTGGCAATCCACAACACTTTGAGTAGTATCAAACACGATAGATAAAGGAAAATGGATCGCTGAGACTGCAGATATTTCAAATTGATAACCACACATCTAGATTAGTGTGCGGGAGCTATTGTTATAATAGACGCTTTCACGgggttctttgttttttttacttaaaaatcacaaattttaaaataccaaGAACTTCACTGAATATTCACTCAGTAAAACTATTTATGCATAACATACGTTTAATAGCACTTCAAACAACTTTGATGTCGTagatattttggaaataggccTGTTATTAGCAAAATCATTCTTAGTGACAGCCTTGAGTAGAGGTGTGATAGATACAACTTTCCACGCATCTATAAATCCCCAAATTCAtgcgatttattaaaaataaataaaaaggagTACGCAAGGGGTGGACATTTCTTGAGGAAACAAGATAAAAAGCATCATTGTCCGCAAGCGAATACAATACTACGCAGGGAGTAGTAGAGGACAGGACATTTTGGGCTTAACGTAACGTCAGAAAGCCTTTGGGTTCGACTTAATAACCGACTCTAAATTACTTAAGTGTTGAAACTTTTTGGAACAGTTGTGAACACGAAAATGGTAGTAcccttaagaaaatattttaaagtcatttattttttcctataagtcttaaaaaagaaaattttaatgcaaaatatcTACGAAGGGTTAAGGAATTTCAGTTGTGTAGAGTTTATTTGATTAAATCCGGCAATTACTTAACGGGTCTTTATTGGTGTCGTTACGTTTTTAAGTGCAACATTGAAATAGCAATACCATCAGGTTTTTAATGTTATATaagtaatattaataaaattttgcctAGTTTTAGACAAAAgtacgttttttattatttatttatatttttttttacatgttggcgcgtaaattttttaaaatggatCTACCAGTAGGATATTGACCCTAAACACACTAGACTAGTCGGAAGGTCAATAATTGGTTGGCACAAAGAAAATTGAGGTTATGCAATGGTTCGGTCCGCCGACCCCAATCCTATTGAAAATATGTGTGAAACTCTTAAAAAGTctataaatccaggtcgttccggtaacatagTACCGACTGTATTCATAACGTAATTGTGTGAGAGTAACGCGAGGCACACGAGGCACACAAGACAGCTCAAattcttcgtctgcaatgggtggtggtatGACTTTAATATTCTGGGCAGGATTTAAATCCGGATCTTTCCGAACCGTCTGTTGGGGGCACGTCGACTTATTCGATAATTAACtacacatttttcccaaaaaattctttaaaattaagCAGTATTATTACGATACTAATAacattgatttaaaaataattgatgaTTTTTTGACACAAGAACGCAAGAACCATCCAATGTACTAAATATTTGTggaaatatacacatatatgatacacacatatatataagtatattaaagGGGGGGAGGGGGGGAGGgatagggtcacaaaatcgaaattttttttcttcactcatcttatagtaaataatttcaagaatgttgtgtcaaaattttaagtggatcggagcagaactctcaaagttatagcctttgtaggcactctacctcgaatgcggagcatcgataattcttcagagtcattttttcaaacgcgtttttcccgaaacgacttcttaaaagtcggtgccaatcacaactccgaaactattcaaccgattcttttcaaatttggcacacgttttctaaatcaaaaatacctcccccccccactgtttttttttatttttttttttttaaggttgtttttcacttacaaacttttcgccaaaaatgctcgttttacgtttttttgccaccaaaactgcaaaaatgaaaaaaaaaaaaaatttattaatgggggggggggggggggatcattacgtcatactttaactgaaaaattcgacttttttagtttcagatgattctacgacgaatgccgattggcaccgcagagcacctctcgaaaaacatatctccaaaaaaactctgtcatgggcttatttgtcaatattttattattccagTAGGATAATGACCCTAAACACACTAGACTAGTCGGAAGGTCAATAATTGGTTGGCACAAAGAAAATTGAGGTTATGCAATGGTTCAGTCCGCCGACCCCAATCCTATTGAAAATATGTGTGAAACTCTTAAAAAGTCTATAGGTCTACAGGTCCGAATGTCAAACCGAGTAACAATCAACAACTTAGGGAAGTTGTTAAGGATGCGTGGCTGAAGATTCCGAAGCAGCGATGTGAGCAATTGGTAGCAAAATTCAAGTATATATTAGTTACAACTTTGTATCTGCAAACTTTGTCAATGCAGTTGttctttcattttttacaaACTTGGTCAGAATGCCTCAATTATATAACCACTACATTTTATTGTTAATCTtgaatttctatattttcttataaaaagttttgtttttcgttataACTAGAACTGATTTAAATATGTGTTCAGTTaaagaatataataatatttcaaaataataataaaaactttctaaTCATATAAtagatgaaaaatttgtttcaaaatctaatattttttgataccattttatttattttttcctgttAGCAActtcatgtacatatttatccCTATATGTTTTCGCATTTGCTAGTGAAGActattaaaaaacttatttctcaaatTCTTTAAGTTTTTCGTATACCAAGGAATATTGTGGTACTTCTTACTTACACGTGATGCATTTTTGCAAGAAGATTTCAAGCATCTTTGTTTAATAAGACCAAAATATGAAGACATATTTATTCCAGCAAACTTGCAGGTTTTTGAAAGTATCATTCCCAATGCAGTCagttctatgttaccggaatgacccagatttatatccgggaCTTGCGGACTTGTGACACTAGCAACATTcgccgtacatacatatgtgggaatgtttatgctgttacaacaacaacatcaacatttttgaaattgcaATTCCTAGCAAATATCTAATAAGAGGTAAATTATGATTATTGGGGTCTCTATGGACTAGATGCACAATCCACGAGCAGTAACGACGCTGGACAGCAATTATGagatcataattttttcagaaatttcgaGACAATATTTCGCCCAAATGCATCACTACAATCTGTAGAAGCAACTATTTGctaattctcaaaatattttgaatacatttattGGCTTTGGGAATAAATTTCCAACCTTTCTTAGCCAacgttacgaattatttaataatacatgatatgatgtgaagtatgtgccattggaagttTACACAAgtttactttattattcaggCGGCATACGAATTGTTCTGACGAAAATTTtaagttcttttgacttgatccattcattgagccggTTTGCGATGCgatcgtaagaagtgaaccggtctccaataagggctgactgcattgatcggaacagatggtaattcgAAAGTGCAATGTCtagggaatacggcgggtggggcaagattacCCAATtaagtccctctaaatatttctggaccgatttaacaACGtgcggcctggcgttgtcatgcagcaaaatcagtttgtcatgtctaccgtctcattccggccacttttctttgtgagctcgattcaaacacattagctgcagtcggtaacgaccGCCAGTGCTGATTTCAGATGGTTTACAGAGTTCATAACAGATGACACCTTTCAGATTTCACCAGACCATACGGCACAACATAATCTTTAAagcaagaatatttttttccgctGTCGATAGACCTGGTTCACTTGACAGGCTCCAACTTTTCGACgtttagggttatcataatagatcaatttttcatcgccagtgaagatgcgatgcagaaaacctttcctTTTCAGTCGTGCAAGAAGCATCTCATACGTCATcgaacgtctctcgatatccatctccttcaattgaagtggcacccagttacctgctttttagaccattcccatcgcgtgcaaacgttaaCCGACGCTTGATCTGTCAACaaccaactctttagacatatgtataatataatcaAAGGTTCGTCATGCGCCGATAATTAGTTGAgcatcttcgaattttttcggtgccccttcgcgatctttatcactcatgtCGAAATTGGCTATTTGGAAgtgtcgaaaccactctttacaagttgtatttgatagaTGATTACCGtcaatattgatcaatatatgacacgtttcagctgcacctTTCTTTAAAAGTATGACTTCCCGCAGACGCTGTTTTTTTCGGGCacagacatttttgacgtcagatgaaaaaggatatttacgctttaaacgaatgtcaactactgcgatcgatacctcatatatgtatacaccttAAAaccaccagtatattactagagcaacACACAAAACTAGTATCAGCAGCCACACCTTTTTTACtaaggcggaaacttattcccatacccaataatttGTATCCaagttatttatgtatttacttttattaatagCCAAAAGTTCATGGAAGTTCAAAGATTTCTCCAAAGCCATATTGGAtttgccattttgaattttcaaaattttatttgaaatttgttaagggCGAACCCAAGAACCTCTAAATACCAACTTTTATAGGaattgcacaattttttaaatccgCAGACTTCACATTCACGCAAATTTTACTCCAGATTTGTGTAAAATTTGTGATATTAAATatagaataaattatataaacctGCCATTTAAAACACTGGCTATAGTTGGTCTAATGGAACAAAATGTCCGATACTCTTTTGGtgcaagtacatatatatatatagagtagggtagggtcacaaaatcgaaattatttttcttcactcatcttatagtaaataatttcaagaatgttgtgtcaaaattttaagtggatcggagcagaactctcaaagttatagcctttgtaggcactctacctcgaatgcggagcatcgataattcttcagagtcattttttcaaacgcgtttttcccgaaacgacttcttaaaagtcggtgccaatcacaactccgaaactattcaaccgattgttttcaaatttggcacacgttttctaaatcaaaaatacctcccccccccactgtttttttttttattttttttttaaggttgtttttcacttacaaatatggcgaaatttttcgccaaaaatgctcgttttacgtttttttgccaccaaaactacaaaaatgaaaaaaaaaattttattcatgtggggggagcattacgtcatactttaactgaaaaattcgacttttttagtttcagatgattctacgccgaatgccgattggcaccgcagagcacctctcgaaaaacatatctccaaaaaaactctgtcatgggcttatttgtcaatattttattattcatattttttaaaaacttattgaaaagatgtacaataacatgcaactgattttattaaagtatcttaagccatatttctgtaaaaaattaaaaaaaaagggttttttttagcgctaaaccctaccacccccttaaggcAAATGCATGTTTGGAGTAAGAAAatagaataagaaataaatctaaatttgaaataaaattgtaagcGCGCCGTTGTTTATTTTCCACGGTTTGctttatgtattgtatgtatttatttatttatttttttaaatatttaatcgcTTTtcggttttgaatttttacaaacaacGTTTTCTTAATAGTAAACGAGTATGTAATTTAATAGAAGATACGTGCGTGACTCCTCGTATACATCTTTTGAGTGAAATGAAGGCGAATATCAGTTATCTATGTAATTTACCTGCTGATTTTGATTGGATCATAAAAAAGAGACTGCCAATGTTTTAAGTAGGAAAATATAACcaagtaaaaaattcttttaagcattgggaaaaatgtaaaaattgagTAAGTagaaaagtacaaatattaGACCCTGCATAtactgtatgcatacatataattggcggcTTCGCAAgcaacaaaagtgaaaaagatgCTGATGccatgatttttttattcaataaatattggCTAGATAAATTCCCTTTTTAACTTACAATActtgctataattttttttctttttgtttttttgcaaaaaactgtAGAGAAAATACAGCAAACAAGCATAATATCGtggcaaaaacaataaaaagaaaaattaaataaaatcaagtaaggAAGGGAAAATTCGGTCCGAAACGAACTTTGTATACCCGCGTATATCTTAGACAAGAGATACAGCGTGGTGCTGCCATAGGCTCAACTGTGattaaactcagaaaatgagcccagcaaacactgttttcgcattttcacggatggcttcagaaccgagcatggctccggctgtGGGGTTTACGTGGAATCCAACGGGACAAAACTGTACATTGCTCTTgtaatgcatgcatctgtgtttcaagcttatgtgtatgtatgctgttcaagaagcgatgaactttgttgtggaaaacagatggagaggcagatctatgtTGTCTATGATGTCTTAGACAGCcacccaaccacttcaagggtagtcgagtcctgtaaatccaggttgAACTATGCCGGTAGACATAATAACCTGATGCTAAAATGGGTTCCCG
This genomic window contains:
- the LOC129241053 gene encoding uncharacterized protein LOC129241053 isoform X2 encodes the protein MEQSSNENVLLKRIVIWSESETRLLFDKYASYCPEIGPMKNLRNKKEMWEKISKEIKGKTAKQCEERYKTVLKRKKTVPENSHTSGVKIQRVDYENDPEDTSAFDDFIEPEVHLSSQEVGMKNVNVEETLFKIAQRKKESSEWRHRERMESLNNFQQLLSNSLQRKEVEKKTTLQDTLLEIAQIKEEGKERRHREKMELLNSIQQILSNLLQANVPVDKSETSSSLLFFKEEW
- the LOC129241053 gene encoding uncharacterized protein LOC129241053 isoform X3 — encoded protein: MKNLRNKKEMWEKISKEIKGKTAKQCEERYKTVLKRKKTVPENSHTSGVKIQRVDYENDPEDTSAFDDFIEPEVHLSSQEVGMKNVNVEETLFKIAQRKKESSEWRHRERMESLNNFQQLLSNSLQRKEVEKKTTLQDTLLEIAQIKEEGKERRHREKMELLNSIQQILSNLLQANVPVDKSETSSSLLFFKEEW
- the LOC129241053 gene encoding uncharacterized protein LOC129241053 isoform X1, with the protein product MEQSSNENVLLKRIASVTVWSESETRLLFDKYASYCPEIGPMKNLRNKKEMWEKISKEIKGKTAKQCEERYKTVLKRKKTVPENSHTSGVKIQRVDYENDPEDTSAFDDFIEPEVHLSSQEVGMKNVNVEETLFKIAQRKKESSEWRHRERMESLNNFQQLLSNSLQRKEVEKKTTLQDTLLEIAQIKEEGKERRHREKMELLNSIQQILSNLLQANVPVDKSETSSSLLFFKEEW